A genomic segment from Bos taurus isolate L1 Dominette 01449 registration number 42190680 breed Hereford chromosome 1, ARS-UCD2.0, whole genome shotgun sequence encodes:
- the RRP1B gene encoding ribosomal RNA processing protein 1 homolog B isoform X5, producing MLIRLVLRQSFEVLKRNGWEESRIKLFLNVLMKAVLHPESRSPNGVKLLFVNIYLDELSKVGGKELLADQNLKFIDPFCKIAAKTRDQTLVQTIARGVFEVIVDQSPFVPEETAKEQKTQMGGGGLSEEEASGNEMTWRKAARKKKAALGKCHPGKEEGSQQGGQDGSGSVEDTGPLLQFDYKAVADRLLEMTNRKNVPPFNRKRLSELIKKFRGLSAARSLSRLSFAEDTTADEDDQTHSQGTHRKKGNKLLEKTDMAGEKGTTFSPAKEEESKGGIPKKKRKKKKKKQLQAECTGPSGEATRPEQNGSQEPEASPKRAPEAGGADLGILAMPCTQEQSSLERPSLHNRRKRPRKRSPRIQVEGLEPTASPLEGVAPQAAPASGAPVLKRRRELGALLVNGSGPPVLAWPLPQREGPPANPADRRDCPSSLPLGGKLKKKSGGPSGLDLYDSCAQKAAILKKRKKMKEMSNLVEPRGLKLVPALGSGGAHGPLKKKLRTEKDFMAFDTASSPKPLFFRKARGSTAPSLGPTLQPHTTPSSSKKVTFGLNRNMTAEFKKTDKSILVSPTGPSRVAFNPEQRPLHGVLKTPTSSPASTPLGPKKPLTVTPKRRPTAMDFF from the exons ATG CTGATTCGTCTGGTCCTGAGGCAGTCCTTTGAAGTTCTGAAGCGAAATGGCTGGGAAGAAAG CCGCATCAAGCTTTTCCTCAACGTCTTGATGAAGGCGGTCCTGCATCCTGAGAGTCGGTCTCCAAATGGAGTGAAGTTACTCTTCGTCAACATTTACCTGGACGAGCTGTCCAAGGTGGGCGGGAAGGAG CTTTTGGCAGATCAAAATCTCAAGTTTATTGATCCATTCTGCAAGATCGCTGCCAAGACTAGGGA CCAGACTTTGGTACAGACTATAGCTAGGGGTGTTTTTGAAGTCATTGTAGATCAGTCTCCTTTTGTACCTGAAGAGACAGCCAAGGAACAGAAGACACAAATGGGTGGCGGCGGCCTCTCAGAGGAAGAGGCGTCTGGAAACGAGATGACCTGGAGAAAAGCGGCCAGGAAAAAGAAAGCAG CACTAGGCAAATGTCACCCCGGAAAAGAGGAGGGCAGCCAGCAAGGTGGACAGGACGGCAGCGGAAGTGTGGAGGACACCGGGCCGCTTCTCCAG TTTGACTACAAGGCGGTTGCTGACCGACTCCTGGAAATGACCAACAGGAAAAACGTCCCTCCCTTCAACAGGAAACGTCTCTCCGAGCTCATCAAGAA attccgaGGCCTCTCTGCAG CACGCAGTCTCTCTCGCCTCAGTTTTGCTGAGGACACCACTGCTGACGAAGATGACCAGACCCACAGTCAAGGAACACACAGGAAGAAAGGGAATAAACTTTTGGAGAAGACAGACATGGCAGGAGAGAAAG GAACCACGTTCTCCCCTGCCAAGGAAGAGGAGAGCAAAGGTggcattccaaagaaaaagaggaaaaagaagaagaagaagcaactCCAGGCTGAATGCACAGGGCCCAGTGGGGAAGCCACGCGCCCAGAGCAGAATGGGAGCCAGGAGCCGGAGGCCAGTCCCAAAAGAGCCCCGGAGGCGGGTGGGGCTGACCTGGGAATTTTGGCCATGCCCTGCACCCAGGAGCAGAGCAGCTTGGAGCGGCCCTCCTTGCACAACAGGAGGAAGCGGCCCAGGAAGAGAAGCCCAAGGATCCAGGTGGAGGGCCTGGAGCCGACAGCGTCACCTCTGGAGGGGGTGGCCCCTCAAGCGGCCCCAGCCAGCGGTGCCCCGGTCTTGAAGAGGAGGCGGGAGCTAGGAGCTCTGCTGGTCAACGGCAGTGGCCCGCCTGTGCTGGCCTGGCCCCTGCCCCAGAGGGAAGGGCCCCCAGCCAACCCAGCAGACAGAAGGGActgcccttcctccctgcccctggGCGGGAAACTGAAGAAGAAGAGTGGGGGGCCCAGCGGCCTTGACCTCTATGACTCGTGTGCTCAGAAAGCTGCCAttttgaaaaagaggaagaaaatgaaggagATGTCAAACTTGGTGGAGCCCAGAGGATTGAAGCTCGTCCCGGCCCTG GGCAGTGGTGGGGCGCATGGCCCTTTGAAGAAGAAGCTGAGGACGGAGAAGGACTTCATGGCGTTCGACACTGCGTCCTCCCCGAAGCCGCTGTTCTTCAGAAAGGCCAGGGGCAGCACCGCTCCCTCACTGGGCCCCACCCTGCAG CCACACACAACCCCGTCCAGCTCCAAGAAGGTGACCTTTGGGTTGAACAGGAACATGACTGCAG AGTTCAAGAAGACAGACAAGAGCATCTTGGTCAGTCCCACGGGCCCCTCCCGAGTGGCCTTCAACCCTGAGCAGAGGCCCCTCCATGGGGTGCTGAAGACCCCCACCAGCTCGCCGGCCAGCACCCCTCTGGGCCCCAAGAAGCCGCTGACCGTCACACCAAAGAGAAGGCCAACGGCTATGGACTTCTTCTAA
- the RRP1B gene encoding ribosomal RNA processing protein 1 homolog B isoform X3, giving the protein MAPHSSTVAWKIPWTEEPGGFSQEELLKIWKGLFYCMWVQDEPLLQEELANTISQLIHVVNNSEAQHLFIQTFWQTVNREWPGIEGLRLDKYHMLIRLVLRQSFEVLKRNGWEESRIKLFLNVLMKAVLHPESRSPNGVKLLFVNIYLDELSKVGGKELLADQNLKFIDPFCKIAAKTRDQTLVQTIARGVFEVIVDQSPFVPEETAKEQKTQMGGGGLSEEEASGNEMTWRKAARKKKAALGKCHPGKEEGSQQGGQDGSGSVEDTGPLLQFDYKAVADRLLEMTNRKNVPPFNRKRLSELIKKFRGLSAARSLSRLSFAEDTTADEDDQTHSQGTHRKKGNKLLEKTDMAGEKGTTFSPAKEEESKGGIPKKKRKKKKKKQLQAECTGPSGEATRPEQNGSQEPEASPKRAPEAGGADLGILAMPCTQEQSSLERPSLHNRRKRPRKRSPRIQVEGLEPTASPLEGVAPQAAPASGAPVLKRRRELGALLVNGSGPPVLAWPLPQREGPPANPADRRDCPSSLPLGGKLKKKSGGPSGLDLYDSCAQKAAILKKRKKMKEMSNLVEPRGLKLVPALGSGGAHGPLKKKLRTEKDFMAFDTASSPKPLFFRKARGSTAPSLGPTLQPHTTPSSSKKVTFGLNRNMTAEFKKTDKSILVSPTGPSRVAFNPEQRPLHGVLKTPTSSPASTPLGPKKPLTVTPKRRPTAMDFF; this is encoded by the exons atggcaccacactccagtactgttgcctggaaaatcccatggacagaggagcctg GAGGTTTCAGCCAAGAAGAACTTCTAAAAATCTGGAAAGGGCTGTTCTATTGCATGTGGGTGCAGGATGAACCGCTTCTGCAG GAGGAGCTAGCGAACACTATTTCCCAACTCATCCATGTTGTTAACAACTCAGAGGCTC AGCACCTGTTCATCCAAACCTTCTGGCAGACCGTGAATCGCGAGTGGCCGGGCATCGAAGGGCTCCGTCTGGACAAATACCACATG CTGATTCGTCTGGTCCTGAGGCAGTCCTTTGAAGTTCTGAAGCGAAATGGCTGGGAAGAAAG CCGCATCAAGCTTTTCCTCAACGTCTTGATGAAGGCGGTCCTGCATCCTGAGAGTCGGTCTCCAAATGGAGTGAAGTTACTCTTCGTCAACATTTACCTGGACGAGCTGTCCAAGGTGGGCGGGAAGGAG CTTTTGGCAGATCAAAATCTCAAGTTTATTGATCCATTCTGCAAGATCGCTGCCAAGACTAGGGA CCAGACTTTGGTACAGACTATAGCTAGGGGTGTTTTTGAAGTCATTGTAGATCAGTCTCCTTTTGTACCTGAAGAGACAGCCAAGGAACAGAAGACACAAATGGGTGGCGGCGGCCTCTCAGAGGAAGAGGCGTCTGGAAACGAGATGACCTGGAGAAAAGCGGCCAGGAAAAAGAAAGCAG CACTAGGCAAATGTCACCCCGGAAAAGAGGAGGGCAGCCAGCAAGGTGGACAGGACGGCAGCGGAAGTGTGGAGGACACCGGGCCGCTTCTCCAG TTTGACTACAAGGCGGTTGCTGACCGACTCCTGGAAATGACCAACAGGAAAAACGTCCCTCCCTTCAACAGGAAACGTCTCTCCGAGCTCATCAAGAA attccgaGGCCTCTCTGCAG CACGCAGTCTCTCTCGCCTCAGTTTTGCTGAGGACACCACTGCTGACGAAGATGACCAGACCCACAGTCAAGGAACACACAGGAAGAAAGGGAATAAACTTTTGGAGAAGACAGACATGGCAGGAGAGAAAG GAACCACGTTCTCCCCTGCCAAGGAAGAGGAGAGCAAAGGTggcattccaaagaaaaagaggaaaaagaagaagaagaagcaactCCAGGCTGAATGCACAGGGCCCAGTGGGGAAGCCACGCGCCCAGAGCAGAATGGGAGCCAGGAGCCGGAGGCCAGTCCCAAAAGAGCCCCGGAGGCGGGTGGGGCTGACCTGGGAATTTTGGCCATGCCCTGCACCCAGGAGCAGAGCAGCTTGGAGCGGCCCTCCTTGCACAACAGGAGGAAGCGGCCCAGGAAGAGAAGCCCAAGGATCCAGGTGGAGGGCCTGGAGCCGACAGCGTCACCTCTGGAGGGGGTGGCCCCTCAAGCGGCCCCAGCCAGCGGTGCCCCGGTCTTGAAGAGGAGGCGGGAGCTAGGAGCTCTGCTGGTCAACGGCAGTGGCCCGCCTGTGCTGGCCTGGCCCCTGCCCCAGAGGGAAGGGCCCCCAGCCAACCCAGCAGACAGAAGGGActgcccttcctccctgcccctggGCGGGAAACTGAAGAAGAAGAGTGGGGGGCCCAGCGGCCTTGACCTCTATGACTCGTGTGCTCAGAAAGCTGCCAttttgaaaaagaggaagaaaatgaaggagATGTCAAACTTGGTGGAGCCCAGAGGATTGAAGCTCGTCCCGGCCCTG GGCAGTGGTGGGGCGCATGGCCCTTTGAAGAAGAAGCTGAGGACGGAGAAGGACTTCATGGCGTTCGACACTGCGTCCTCCCCGAAGCCGCTGTTCTTCAGAAAGGCCAGGGGCAGCACCGCTCCCTCACTGGGCCCCACCCTGCAG CCACACACAACCCCGTCCAGCTCCAAGAAGGTGACCTTTGGGTTGAACAGGAACATGACTGCAG AGTTCAAGAAGACAGACAAGAGCATCTTGGTCAGTCCCACGGGCCCCTCCCGAGTGGCCTTCAACCCTGAGCAGAGGCCCCTCCATGGGGTGCTGAAGACCCCCACCAGCTCGCCGGCCAGCACCCCTCTGGGCCCCAAGAAGCCGCTGACCGTCACACCAAAGAGAAGGCCAACGGCTATGGACTTCTTCTAA
- the RRP1B gene encoding ribosomal RNA processing protein 1 homolog B isoform X4, with product MWVQDEPLLQEELANTISQLIHVVNNSEAQHLFIQTFWQTVNREWPGIEGLRLDKYHMLIRLVLRQSFEVLKRNGWEESRIKLFLNVLMKAVLHPESRSPNGVKLLFVNIYLDELSKVGGKELLADQNLKFIDPFCKIAAKTRDQTLVQTIARGVFEVIVDQSPFVPEETAKEQKTQMGGGGLSEEEASGNEMTWRKAARKKKAALGKCHPGKEEGSQQGGQDGSGSVEDTGPLLQFDYKAVADRLLEMTNRKNVPPFNRKRLSELIKKFRGLSAARSLSRLSFAEDTTADEDDQTHSQGTHRKKGNKLLEKTDMAGEKGTTFSPAKEEESKGGIPKKKRKKKKKKQLQAECTGPSGEATRPEQNGSQEPEASPKRAPEAGGADLGILAMPCTQEQSSLERPSLHNRRKRPRKRSPRIQVEGLEPTASPLEGVAPQAAPASGAPVLKRRRELGALLVNGSGPPVLAWPLPQREGPPANPADRRDCPSSLPLGGKLKKKSGGPSGLDLYDSCAQKAAILKKRKKMKEMSNLVEPRGLKLVPALGSGGAHGPLKKKLRTEKDFMAFDTASSPKPLFFRKARGSTAPSLGPTLQPHTTPSSSKKVTFGLNRNMTAEFKKTDKSILVSPTGPSRVAFNPEQRPLHGVLKTPTSSPASTPLGPKKPLTVTPKRRPTAMDFF from the exons ATGTGGGTGCAGGATGAACCGCTTCTGCAG GAGGAGCTAGCGAACACTATTTCCCAACTCATCCATGTTGTTAACAACTCAGAGGCTC AGCACCTGTTCATCCAAACCTTCTGGCAGACCGTGAATCGCGAGTGGCCGGGCATCGAAGGGCTCCGTCTGGACAAATACCACATG CTGATTCGTCTGGTCCTGAGGCAGTCCTTTGAAGTTCTGAAGCGAAATGGCTGGGAAGAAAG CCGCATCAAGCTTTTCCTCAACGTCTTGATGAAGGCGGTCCTGCATCCTGAGAGTCGGTCTCCAAATGGAGTGAAGTTACTCTTCGTCAACATTTACCTGGACGAGCTGTCCAAGGTGGGCGGGAAGGAG CTTTTGGCAGATCAAAATCTCAAGTTTATTGATCCATTCTGCAAGATCGCTGCCAAGACTAGGGA CCAGACTTTGGTACAGACTATAGCTAGGGGTGTTTTTGAAGTCATTGTAGATCAGTCTCCTTTTGTACCTGAAGAGACAGCCAAGGAACAGAAGACACAAATGGGTGGCGGCGGCCTCTCAGAGGAAGAGGCGTCTGGAAACGAGATGACCTGGAGAAAAGCGGCCAGGAAAAAGAAAGCAG CACTAGGCAAATGTCACCCCGGAAAAGAGGAGGGCAGCCAGCAAGGTGGACAGGACGGCAGCGGAAGTGTGGAGGACACCGGGCCGCTTCTCCAG TTTGACTACAAGGCGGTTGCTGACCGACTCCTGGAAATGACCAACAGGAAAAACGTCCCTCCCTTCAACAGGAAACGTCTCTCCGAGCTCATCAAGAA attccgaGGCCTCTCTGCAG CACGCAGTCTCTCTCGCCTCAGTTTTGCTGAGGACACCACTGCTGACGAAGATGACCAGACCCACAGTCAAGGAACACACAGGAAGAAAGGGAATAAACTTTTGGAGAAGACAGACATGGCAGGAGAGAAAG GAACCACGTTCTCCCCTGCCAAGGAAGAGGAGAGCAAAGGTggcattccaaagaaaaagaggaaaaagaagaagaagaagcaactCCAGGCTGAATGCACAGGGCCCAGTGGGGAAGCCACGCGCCCAGAGCAGAATGGGAGCCAGGAGCCGGAGGCCAGTCCCAAAAGAGCCCCGGAGGCGGGTGGGGCTGACCTGGGAATTTTGGCCATGCCCTGCACCCAGGAGCAGAGCAGCTTGGAGCGGCCCTCCTTGCACAACAGGAGGAAGCGGCCCAGGAAGAGAAGCCCAAGGATCCAGGTGGAGGGCCTGGAGCCGACAGCGTCACCTCTGGAGGGGGTGGCCCCTCAAGCGGCCCCAGCCAGCGGTGCCCCGGTCTTGAAGAGGAGGCGGGAGCTAGGAGCTCTGCTGGTCAACGGCAGTGGCCCGCCTGTGCTGGCCTGGCCCCTGCCCCAGAGGGAAGGGCCCCCAGCCAACCCAGCAGACAGAAGGGActgcccttcctccctgcccctggGCGGGAAACTGAAGAAGAAGAGTGGGGGGCCCAGCGGCCTTGACCTCTATGACTCGTGTGCTCAGAAAGCTGCCAttttgaaaaagaggaagaaaatgaaggagATGTCAAACTTGGTGGAGCCCAGAGGATTGAAGCTCGTCCCGGCCCTG GGCAGTGGTGGGGCGCATGGCCCTTTGAAGAAGAAGCTGAGGACGGAGAAGGACTTCATGGCGTTCGACACTGCGTCCTCCCCGAAGCCGCTGTTCTTCAGAAAGGCCAGGGGCAGCACCGCTCCCTCACTGGGCCCCACCCTGCAG CCACACACAACCCCGTCCAGCTCCAAGAAGGTGACCTTTGGGTTGAACAGGAACATGACTGCAG AGTTCAAGAAGACAGACAAGAGCATCTTGGTCAGTCCCACGGGCCCCTCCCGAGTGGCCTTCAACCCTGAGCAGAGGCCCCTCCATGGGGTGCTGAAGACCCCCACCAGCTCGCCGGCCAGCACCCCTCTGGGCCCCAAGAAGCCGCTGACCGTCACACCAAAGAGAAGGCCAACGGCTATGGACTTCTTCTAA
- the RRP1B gene encoding ribosomal RNA processing protein 1 homolog B isoform X2: protein MAPAMQPAEIQFAQRLASHEKGIRDRAVKKLRQYISVKTQKETGGFSQEELLKIWKGLFYCMWVQDEPLLQEELANTISQLIHVVNNSEAQHLFIQTFWQTVNREWPGIEGLRLDKYHMLIRLVLRQSFEVLKRNGWEESRIKLFLNVLMKAVLHPESRSPNGVKLLFVNIYLDELSKVGGKELLADQNLKFIDPFCKIAAKTRDQTLVQTIARGVFEVIVDQSPFVPEETAKEQKTQMGGGGLSEEEASGNEMTWRKAARKKKAALGKCHPGKEEGSQQGGQDGSGSVEDTGPLLQFDYKAVADRLLEMTNRKNVPPFNRKRLSELIKKFRGLSAARSLSRLSFAEDTTADEDDQTHSQGTHRKKGNKLLEKTDMAGEKGTTFSPAKEEESKGGIPKKKRKKKKKKQLQAECTGPSGEATRPEQNGSQEPEASPKRAPEAGGADLGILAMPCTQEQSSLERPSLHNRRKRPRKRSPRIQVEGLEPTASPLEGVAPQAAPASGAPVLKRRRELGALLVNGSGPPVLAWPLPQREGPPANPADRRDCPSSLPLGGKLKKKSGGPSGLDLYDSCAQKAAILKKRKKMKEMSNLVEPRGLKLVPALGSGGAHGPLKKKLRTEKDFMAFDTASSPKPLFFRKARGSTAPSLGPTLQPHTTPSSSKKVTFGLNRNMTAEFKKTDKSILVSPTGPSRVAFNPEQRPLHGVLKTPTSSPASTPLGPKKPLTVTPKRRPTAMDFF, encoded by the exons ATGGCCCCCGCCATGCAGCCGGCCGAGATCCAGTTCGCTCAGCGGCTGGCGTCCCACGAGAAGGGTATCCGGGACCGGGCGGTGAAGAAGCTGCGCCAGTACATCAGCGTGAAGACGCAGAAGGAGACAG GAGGTTTCAGCCAAGAAGAACTTCTAAAAATCTGGAAAGGGCTGTTCTATTGCATGTGGGTGCAGGATGAACCGCTTCTGCAG GAGGAGCTAGCGAACACTATTTCCCAACTCATCCATGTTGTTAACAACTCAGAGGCTC AGCACCTGTTCATCCAAACCTTCTGGCAGACCGTGAATCGCGAGTGGCCGGGCATCGAAGGGCTCCGTCTGGACAAATACCACATG CTGATTCGTCTGGTCCTGAGGCAGTCCTTTGAAGTTCTGAAGCGAAATGGCTGGGAAGAAAG CCGCATCAAGCTTTTCCTCAACGTCTTGATGAAGGCGGTCCTGCATCCTGAGAGTCGGTCTCCAAATGGAGTGAAGTTACTCTTCGTCAACATTTACCTGGACGAGCTGTCCAAGGTGGGCGGGAAGGAG CTTTTGGCAGATCAAAATCTCAAGTTTATTGATCCATTCTGCAAGATCGCTGCCAAGACTAGGGA CCAGACTTTGGTACAGACTATAGCTAGGGGTGTTTTTGAAGTCATTGTAGATCAGTCTCCTTTTGTACCTGAAGAGACAGCCAAGGAACAGAAGACACAAATGGGTGGCGGCGGCCTCTCAGAGGAAGAGGCGTCTGGAAACGAGATGACCTGGAGAAAAGCGGCCAGGAAAAAGAAAGCAG CACTAGGCAAATGTCACCCCGGAAAAGAGGAGGGCAGCCAGCAAGGTGGACAGGACGGCAGCGGAAGTGTGGAGGACACCGGGCCGCTTCTCCAG TTTGACTACAAGGCGGTTGCTGACCGACTCCTGGAAATGACCAACAGGAAAAACGTCCCTCCCTTCAACAGGAAACGTCTCTCCGAGCTCATCAAGAA attccgaGGCCTCTCTGCAG CACGCAGTCTCTCTCGCCTCAGTTTTGCTGAGGACACCACTGCTGACGAAGATGACCAGACCCACAGTCAAGGAACACACAGGAAGAAAGGGAATAAACTTTTGGAGAAGACAGACATGGCAGGAGAGAAAG GAACCACGTTCTCCCCTGCCAAGGAAGAGGAGAGCAAAGGTggcattccaaagaaaaagaggaaaaagaagaagaagaagcaactCCAGGCTGAATGCACAGGGCCCAGTGGGGAAGCCACGCGCCCAGAGCAGAATGGGAGCCAGGAGCCGGAGGCCAGTCCCAAAAGAGCCCCGGAGGCGGGTGGGGCTGACCTGGGAATTTTGGCCATGCCCTGCACCCAGGAGCAGAGCAGCTTGGAGCGGCCCTCCTTGCACAACAGGAGGAAGCGGCCCAGGAAGAGAAGCCCAAGGATCCAGGTGGAGGGCCTGGAGCCGACAGCGTCACCTCTGGAGGGGGTGGCCCCTCAAGCGGCCCCAGCCAGCGGTGCCCCGGTCTTGAAGAGGAGGCGGGAGCTAGGAGCTCTGCTGGTCAACGGCAGTGGCCCGCCTGTGCTGGCCTGGCCCCTGCCCCAGAGGGAAGGGCCCCCAGCCAACCCAGCAGACAGAAGGGActgcccttcctccctgcccctggGCGGGAAACTGAAGAAGAAGAGTGGGGGGCCCAGCGGCCTTGACCTCTATGACTCGTGTGCTCAGAAAGCTGCCAttttgaaaaagaggaagaaaatgaaggagATGTCAAACTTGGTGGAGCCCAGAGGATTGAAGCTCGTCCCGGCCCTG GGCAGTGGTGGGGCGCATGGCCCTTTGAAGAAGAAGCTGAGGACGGAGAAGGACTTCATGGCGTTCGACACTGCGTCCTCCCCGAAGCCGCTGTTCTTCAGAAAGGCCAGGGGCAGCACCGCTCCCTCACTGGGCCCCACCCTGCAG CCACACACAACCCCGTCCAGCTCCAAGAAGGTGACCTTTGGGTTGAACAGGAACATGACTGCAG AGTTCAAGAAGACAGACAAGAGCATCTTGGTCAGTCCCACGGGCCCCTCCCGAGTGGCCTTCAACCCTGAGCAGAGGCCCCTCCATGGGGTGCTGAAGACCCCCACCAGCTCGCCGGCCAGCACCCCTCTGGGCCCCAAGAAGCCGCTGACCGTCACACCAAAGAGAAGGCCAACGGCTATGGACTTCTTCTAA
- the RRP1B gene encoding ribosomal RNA processing protein 1 homolog B isoform X1 — MAPAMQPAEIQFAQRLASHEKGIRDRAVKKLRQYISVKTQKETGGFSQEELLKIWKGLFYCMWVQDEPLLQVTYSSLCHVAGLGAPVNERPARFMLYPPLMYGNRWITIASKEELANTISQLIHVVNNSEAQHLFIQTFWQTVNREWPGIEGLRLDKYHMLIRLVLRQSFEVLKRNGWEESRIKLFLNVLMKAVLHPESRSPNGVKLLFVNIYLDELSKVGGKELLADQNLKFIDPFCKIAAKTRDQTLVQTIARGVFEVIVDQSPFVPEETAKEQKTQMGGGGLSEEEASGNEMTWRKAARKKKAALGKCHPGKEEGSQQGGQDGSGSVEDTGPLLQFDYKAVADRLLEMTNRKNVPPFNRKRLSELIKKFRGLSAARSLSRLSFAEDTTADEDDQTHSQGTHRKKGNKLLEKTDMAGEKGTTFSPAKEEESKGGIPKKKRKKKKKKQLQAECTGPSGEATRPEQNGSQEPEASPKRAPEAGGADLGILAMPCTQEQSSLERPSLHNRRKRPRKRSPRIQVEGLEPTASPLEGVAPQAAPASGAPVLKRRRELGALLVNGSGPPVLAWPLPQREGPPANPADRRDCPSSLPLGGKLKKKSGGPSGLDLYDSCAQKAAILKKRKKMKEMSNLVEPRGLKLVPALGSGGAHGPLKKKLRTEKDFMAFDTASSPKPLFFRKARGSTAPSLGPTLQPHTTPSSSKKVTFGLNRNMTAEFKKTDKSILVSPTGPSRVAFNPEQRPLHGVLKTPTSSPASTPLGPKKPLTVTPKRRPTAMDFF; from the exons ATGGCCCCCGCCATGCAGCCGGCCGAGATCCAGTTCGCTCAGCGGCTGGCGTCCCACGAGAAGGGTATCCGGGACCGGGCGGTGAAGAAGCTGCGCCAGTACATCAGCGTGAAGACGCAGAAGGAGACAG GAGGTTTCAGCCAAGAAGAACTTCTAAAAATCTGGAAAGGGCTGTTCTATTGCATGTGGGTGCAGGATGAACCGCTTCTGCAGGTAACCTACAGTTCCCTGTGTCACGTTGCTGGACTCGGGGCACCAGTGAACGAGAGACCTGCCCGCTTTATGCTGTATCCACCCCTGATGTACGGAAACAGATGGATAACCATTGCTTCAAAG GAGGAGCTAGCGAACACTATTTCCCAACTCATCCATGTTGTTAACAACTCAGAGGCTC AGCACCTGTTCATCCAAACCTTCTGGCAGACCGTGAATCGCGAGTGGCCGGGCATCGAAGGGCTCCGTCTGGACAAATACCACATG CTGATTCGTCTGGTCCTGAGGCAGTCCTTTGAAGTTCTGAAGCGAAATGGCTGGGAAGAAAG CCGCATCAAGCTTTTCCTCAACGTCTTGATGAAGGCGGTCCTGCATCCTGAGAGTCGGTCTCCAAATGGAGTGAAGTTACTCTTCGTCAACATTTACCTGGACGAGCTGTCCAAGGTGGGCGGGAAGGAG CTTTTGGCAGATCAAAATCTCAAGTTTATTGATCCATTCTGCAAGATCGCTGCCAAGACTAGGGA CCAGACTTTGGTACAGACTATAGCTAGGGGTGTTTTTGAAGTCATTGTAGATCAGTCTCCTTTTGTACCTGAAGAGACAGCCAAGGAACAGAAGACACAAATGGGTGGCGGCGGCCTCTCAGAGGAAGAGGCGTCTGGAAACGAGATGACCTGGAGAAAAGCGGCCAGGAAAAAGAAAGCAG CACTAGGCAAATGTCACCCCGGAAAAGAGGAGGGCAGCCAGCAAGGTGGACAGGACGGCAGCGGAAGTGTGGAGGACACCGGGCCGCTTCTCCAG TTTGACTACAAGGCGGTTGCTGACCGACTCCTGGAAATGACCAACAGGAAAAACGTCCCTCCCTTCAACAGGAAACGTCTCTCCGAGCTCATCAAGAA attccgaGGCCTCTCTGCAG CACGCAGTCTCTCTCGCCTCAGTTTTGCTGAGGACACCACTGCTGACGAAGATGACCAGACCCACAGTCAAGGAACACACAGGAAGAAAGGGAATAAACTTTTGGAGAAGACAGACATGGCAGGAGAGAAAG GAACCACGTTCTCCCCTGCCAAGGAAGAGGAGAGCAAAGGTggcattccaaagaaaaagaggaaaaagaagaagaagaagcaactCCAGGCTGAATGCACAGGGCCCAGTGGGGAAGCCACGCGCCCAGAGCAGAATGGGAGCCAGGAGCCGGAGGCCAGTCCCAAAAGAGCCCCGGAGGCGGGTGGGGCTGACCTGGGAATTTTGGCCATGCCCTGCACCCAGGAGCAGAGCAGCTTGGAGCGGCCCTCCTTGCACAACAGGAGGAAGCGGCCCAGGAAGAGAAGCCCAAGGATCCAGGTGGAGGGCCTGGAGCCGACAGCGTCACCTCTGGAGGGGGTGGCCCCTCAAGCGGCCCCAGCCAGCGGTGCCCCGGTCTTGAAGAGGAGGCGGGAGCTAGGAGCTCTGCTGGTCAACGGCAGTGGCCCGCCTGTGCTGGCCTGGCCCCTGCCCCAGAGGGAAGGGCCCCCAGCCAACCCAGCAGACAGAAGGGActgcccttcctccctgcccctggGCGGGAAACTGAAGAAGAAGAGTGGGGGGCCCAGCGGCCTTGACCTCTATGACTCGTGTGCTCAGAAAGCTGCCAttttgaaaaagaggaagaaaatgaaggagATGTCAAACTTGGTGGAGCCCAGAGGATTGAAGCTCGTCCCGGCCCTG GGCAGTGGTGGGGCGCATGGCCCTTTGAAGAAGAAGCTGAGGACGGAGAAGGACTTCATGGCGTTCGACACTGCGTCCTCCCCGAAGCCGCTGTTCTTCAGAAAGGCCAGGGGCAGCACCGCTCCCTCACTGGGCCCCACCCTGCAG CCACACACAACCCCGTCCAGCTCCAAGAAGGTGACCTTTGGGTTGAACAGGAACATGACTGCAG AGTTCAAGAAGACAGACAAGAGCATCTTGGTCAGTCCCACGGGCCCCTCCCGAGTGGCCTTCAACCCTGAGCAGAGGCCCCTCCATGGGGTGCTGAAGACCCCCACCAGCTCGCCGGCCAGCACCCCTCTGGGCCCCAAGAAGCCGCTGACCGTCACACCAAAGAGAAGGCCAACGGCTATGGACTTCTTCTAA